CACAGGCTACCTCCACAAGAATTATGTTTAGAGTGGCATTTTGGCATTTGTTCAGACGCTACTTTTTCTAGGGATTTGATTTTTTCATGTTAGTTTTACATTGCAAGTAAGAGATGCCAATAGGCTGTGCCCCATGCAGCACTGCAACCCTGGACAAATGCCACATGCTCCCACTTCTGGTTCCAGATAATTCAATGCAGCAGGGGGCATCCTCTTTCCATAATCCCATCTGACTCCGAGCTGCATGATGCTCAGAAGGAAAATGGGCATCAGCCATGAAAACTAACCCCTGCAAGGCGTCTGGGATTAGTGGAGGTAAATGTCCCTACTGCTGGAAGTAACCAGATGATGAGACGTGTCCCTtcacacagggcagagaaagccaAGACTCGGCCCATAGGCCTGTGGGGTAGGAGTCAGGGAAGCTAAGCTTGCTTCAAGCTTTTCAGTAGCCAAGGGAGGCAGAGGATGTTCTATTCTTAGTGTGGGAGAGAATCTCGGTCCACGGGCTAGAGGGGAGATGAAGGAAAATCCTGGCTCTTACTTGGACAGAGTAAGTATTTACAGTAGTCACCCTTAATGAAGACGTTGGCCACACAGCCGCTCTGTTCAAGAATGAAGGTTATTTCTAAGAGTCAGACACAATGGCTTTGAAGCTGAATAGAACAGATGTGTGCAATTCACTTTGGCTAGGAAGTATTTACAGTACGATCCTGCCTCATTGCTCAGTTGCAGCAGGATGCATTAATCTAGTGGGAATTGTAACTGCACTCCAACCCCAAAATGTCGAATGGCACACCTCCCAGACAACATGGAATGAAATACATTTGAGCAAATATACAAAGTTTAAACATGACATAGGAACTTTTCACAAGGTTCTGCTTGCTGGAGCTGTAGTGTTAATAGcacagagcggggacatgccactCCAAACAGCAGAGCTCATTAAacatccctcccatcccccaaagcTCCCTGTAGTGCCTTCACTTTTCTGAAACACAGTAAATTGGCTACTAGACCTGAGTAAGTGGCAAGAACTTCTGGTAATAGCTCTTTGTAACATCAATCATCAGCTCTTGGGTGCATTCTGGGAGTTCTCCAGAGAAGAGCCCTGAAAAACCAAGAAGAGCATGAATGCaagtgttctcttgggaagcagtgagCCTGAAGAGTTTTATTCAGCTTCTCCACTAGTATTTATGCTGTTTAACCTGCAGTATATAGAGCAGCCCATGGGCTTATGTAGGGACACTGCTCTCATGTAGATCAATACAAAAGTGTGGCTTCCCCTGTCATCCCCTAAGAGATGCAGTAAGGCAGTCTGTCTCCAGCTAGATCTCTTAAGAGCTTACACCCATCCTAGATAAACAAGGGTCATGAAAGCTCTTTCCTAAAGGAAGGCTAGTAACAAAGGTTACATTGACCTTTCCACCACTGCTGTTTCCAAATGACTGGAACATTGACACCTCCAGTATGGTCAGCAGTGCTGTTGGGGTGGGCTCTGTACCAGCACAGAGGGGTAGTCTAACAGGAGCCTCTCCCCATATATGTAGCACATGCACAGTGGTCTAACAGAATTCTCTCCAGCTGTGTTTATGGAGGCACCTGCAAATCCAGAGCATATGGCAGAGAAGAGAAGGAGACTCTTGATGCCAAAGAAGAACTGCTTGTGGAATGCTGGATGCTTGATCGGTCATGTTGCTGATTCTGAGCTCTGATAGGAAGCAATTCTGTAACTAAGAATGGTCCGAGCTGGCAATCAGACTGACAAGCCCTAGCCGTATTAACCTAGCTATTGAATGCGCAGATGCTATGCTTACTCCTACTAAACTCCTGTCCCAATAATATCCTCAGACAGTGAGGTCCATTGGTTAGAATTGTTACTTTTCAGTTCACTGAGCACTTCCCCCCAACTCTATTACTATAAGACAGTGCAACCAAGGAGCCTACCTGGCCTTCTCCACATCAGGGTGttgtatttcttttaaatatcagGATACAAGTTAGCTGAATTTATACTGGAAGTAAAATTAAATGGACTTTACCTGGGCAGCCTGAAAAGACTGTAAAAGGTGGGACCACAGTTTCAGGGGGTAGAACTGTGTTGGCTAGAATTTTGCAGCAGTCTTTCAAAACACACCTACGACCCTAAAACAAAGACCGGATTCTGTTTGATTGtataacaccaccaccacactttGTCTTACTCCTACTCGTGTCTCTAATATTCAAAAGTGAGTCTGACTGCTCTTTATTAGTCAAAGTCAACacgagggctgtctgtaagaagCAAGATGTCTGCCTGCAACCCAGGGTTCTTCTCTCAGCTCTGATTGCTGATTTCACTATTAGGCCTCGTCTATACTAgaagttataccagcataatgTTGGttaggggtatgatttttttaaaaaaacaaacaaaaccaatagTTGTACTTGTATAAGCCCTAatatagatgcagttatactggatAAAGCTACCTTATATTGGTATAGCTTATTTCTGATTTGGGAAGCAAAATCAGCTGTACTGATATGTTGCCCTTATACTCCATCCACACACAACAGCAAATGCCCCTTAAATTCTATTAGCACAATTAAAGCAGCAAAAATGTTCTAGTTTCGATAAGCCCTTACTGCCATGCTGGCAGTCTAGAAATCACTAGTGCATTCAGTAAGAGTTACTAGTTTTTTCTATTTCCTTTCATACACTTTGAGTAGgtataaaaatgttttatgtaGCTTTGGCCAACAATAACTTCTTGTGCGTTAACATACATCGCAAACTTTAATGTTTTACAGATCAACACGTACTAGTAGAGATTGTCTTGTGCGGAAAAACTGTGTTCCTCATACATGCACAGTAGGGATTTGCATATTAAAACAAGCCACTTCAGGTAAGTAGATATTCAAGTTGGAATTGGTAGTCCTACCCATGCAGTAATTGGGCAACATATTCCCCATTGCAGTACTCAATAACCTTGACTGTATGGCACTATCTATATCAGAGTTGAGCCCCACTCTCTCCTCTGGATACCCTGACATCAGCAATTGCTAATGCGTGCTGATAACCCAACTGCTCTTATTTGGCTTAAAGAGGCAGACAAAGCCCAGAAACAAACAGCAATTAATAGGGCCGTCCACTTGTCTAGCCTTGTGTAAACACAATGTTTGAAAAGAACAAGCATGTCTTTGAAACAGGCAACAGCGATTAGACTGAAATTGCTGCAATATTTAATGAAACTCAGGACATTAACCTTTTTGAAAGAGTCACTCTGTTCAAAGACACTTGGGAGCCTGTCTGAAAAGATTAGCAATTAATGCTCCATACATTCATTTATCCAAATGATGATACAGCAAACTGCACATTAATCTTGATGATAAACTGCCAACTGATACAGAAAGCCATTTCTAATGGGAGTCATTATTTGGCCATTCATTACAGGCAGATAGGAGCTATAGAGGCCTCACAATGCCATGGTATCTCAGTTCCTTCATGAGACTTTTCTAAAGTCTTCCAGCCTGGTTTGActtgtgagagggagagagataccCCTGGGACATTGGCTCTGAAAAAGGAGCCCTTGGGGCCTCTCCTGCCTGCACGAGTTACTCTTGGAGAGAAGAAACTGAAGGTGCCATGTGCTGCAAGGAAGGGGAATAAACCAGACAGTGGAGAAGTAGCCATCATTTTCCTTGAGGAACTGAAACCTAAGTGTGTGTCCCTGCATATTAGGGATTCTGTGTCTCAGGTAATAAGGTCACAGCTCTCAGAAAGGCCTTTTTACCACATTTAATTACACCCACCCTCATTTTTCCTGCCTGTCAGCATTAAGCCATTTAAAGACATTATTGCATTCTTCCCTCTTCATACCACTGGCTCATTCCTGCCTTCCCATCTAGCTTTGATCATTTCCAGGCAGTACATGCTGGCACCTCCCCAACTCCAGGTTTCTGTGGAGCAGAAGGCAATGTGGCTTTGCAGTGTTTGATGTCTGATAAAGACCTAGTGTTATGGGCACATGTTTGGCGTAAGGTGTATCGGTTAATCTGAACTACAGCTGGTTGCctttttccctctgaagcagctgagtAGGCTGCAGGATCTAGCATTATCAGTGGGTATAAATGTAGAATCCAGAGGTTGTTCTCAACTAAAATAAGGCAGTATCACTAACGGCATAATCAATTACACAAGTGACCCCCTTGGGCGTGGTCAGGCAAACTCCACACTTGCCTTAGGCCTATTATTCAAGGCTTTCTAGACCTCAGTTACTGTGCCAGTTCCAGAACACTGCTAGCACCTGCTGTTTCCCAGTCAGCTGTATGTGCTGCCCTTCCCCAAAGCCCAATCTCAAGCTCTGTTGTAGAGCAGAGCGCATACACACCTGACTGGAAGGCGTGCAACAGAGGTGCACTCGGGTCCAGCACAGACTCCTCACACTAAGCTCCAGGAGCCTGAGGGACCAGTTACGGTTTTGGTAGCTCCTTTGCTTCAGAAGCATTCTCAATACAAAAGagcacagtctctgcccccaaagagttttcaAGCTCCAAGCTGAGGGAGGGGGTATTATATGAGGAGAGTCATCAAAGTGGGGACCATCCATAGCAATACAAATCACCCCTGGCTAGGATCTGTTCCAGTGTATGGAAACCTCTGGTCCAATCCAAAGTTAGTCCATCTCTCTTAACCCAAGGATGGGAATTTCCCTGATGCCCTGAACCAGCAAAAGGAAGTACAAGTTCTTAACTGTATTTGAGGGGTTTAAAGAAAGAAGACTGACCACACGTACTTACAATGACACAATTCTTGCCTATGTGAACGTAGGAGCCGATCTGGGCTGCATTGACAACACAGTCTTCTTCTATAAACACATGATCACCGAtgtggagagggaagaaagcaactctggagaaggagaaggggtTATTTGCTCAGGCTTTGCAGCACCGATGAATCCACAATACCATTAAACCCAAAATCATGTAAGTGTCCATACCCTCACCAGCTTGCCAAAGGCAGGGCCTGGAGCCAAGACAGATCTGGTCAGAGATGGTGCATTTCATATTAATTCCTCATGATGATCAAGCAACTTTTCAAACCAAGCCAACTGATAACCATTAACCTTTTGTAATAGGCGttagtgcagggagagagggggaagggcacACAAGGAGAAGCCAAACCAGCCTGCAGGGATACAAGTAGGTCCTGCCAGCCAAGACTTCATGGACATTCTGTCTGAGGTGCTTATCTGACCCTCGTCGCCACAGTATCtgtgcacctcacaatcttttaatgtatttatcctctcaacaTCCCCATGAGCAGGGCAGTGCAGTTCTCCCCAttggacagatggggaactgaggcacagagcgccTGTGTggcttgccaaaggtcacacaggaagctaaTGGTACatcagggaattgaacctgggtttcaagtcctaggctagtgccctaatcactggaccatccttccagcTCGACTGTTACAAACTTGAAGCATTGCTGCCTTCTAACTCCAGCAGCTCTTTAATGGATCTGTGTTACTAGTGCACCAGACACTTCGATTCTAGGGCACTGCCTGAGAAGTTGAGTATTGGAGGACATTCAAGCAGGACATCCCTAGGGGCACAGCCAAGGACTGTGCTCATTCATTTGCTCATGAATTAAACTGTGTCCTGCAACTGTTTGCAAACCAGGCACCTTGTAACAGTCACAGTAGAAGATTCTGTGGTCATATGAAAATATCACCAagatggtgtttttaaaaacaatttaaggtCTGAATCCCTGGGTCTGTCTAAGCTCTACTTAGAGGAAGGAAGGTGGAAAAAAGTGGCTCTAAACCCCCTTTCTGCTCCTGGGACCGGATGGGGCCTAAAACCGCAGCTCAAGAgttgctctaaattatgctgtcTGAGCTGCTGGCCAGAGATTGTCAGCACATGACGCACTCCAGTTTTGTTCCCTGCATGTCACTTGTGCCTGAGGAACAGGGATTGAGGTTGAGAGCTGGCTATGGCTGAATAAAGCATTAACACTAACTGGTTTGTGATACTGCCCCAACGGACcataagcttttcagggcagaggTACCTCTCTGGCTGTCACAAATGGGCTCAAATAATGAAGCAACTATCTGTATTTGAAACtccacaggagaaaaaaaaccataAAATCTGTTCTCTTTTGAATACTGAATTTTAACTATTAAATTCCAAGAAGGCAGCTAGGACACTGAACACACACAGTCTGACATTTTCTGGGCTTAATGTGCCGTTTAGGAGCTTTAGGTCAGCTGCTTGTTAAAGCATTTTGAATTAAGAGCCGGAGTGGGAAGCGGGAATGAGAAGAATAAATCAATGAAATCTAAAAGTTCAGAATGATTAAGTGATTTTAACCCTTATGCGGCCATCTACTGATAAACATTGAGAAGGCCATAATAGCCCATGACTGGGTACGAAGGTTAATTCAAAATATCTATAGGTGATACATGGTCCCAAAGGACAGCTCTATGTTCGGATTAGATGTAAATAAAGGCCAGTGGGTTGAGTGTGCATTTAGACATGGGAATCTTTAGGGATTTCTTTTGCCAATGCTTCAGTCAAGGTATTAGATACAAGTGGGTCATAAGAGACCCactgcaaagggggaaaaaaaatggttgTGTCTATTTTGCTTCTTTTGATGAAGAAAGTCAGTCCGACATGgcattttaaagttaaattaattTCAAGCATGCAGTTTATATTAGAAATTCCTCAACTCTGGGAGACTATTGCTGGAATATGGTATCTAAAGCCCTGGACCCTGCAATGTGTATACATGAGCAATCACTGCATTCAGATGGAGCTTCATGTGAGTGCAGGGATCCCTGGTCCACctctcattgcaggattgggccacaCATGACAACtaacatacaaacacacacacatttttagatACACATCTTTTTCTGTTACAAATAAACAACCACTTGGTATGCTCAACTGCTCTACAATCTAGTTATCATTAACTGGCTGATTTCCTATAGGCATCCAGGGCAGAGGCTGGTCTTGAAAGAAGGAAGTATAGTAGCCTGATGGATCAGTTTGGAGATGTTTTTCCATGCATGTTAAATAGCCACAGACGCCAAAGGACAAATAAACAGAACCCTACAAATAATATTCCAGCCTAGTTATCTCCAGTACCAGAGATCTGAGATGTATATTGTACAATGCAAGACTCTTCCTTTATAGATATTATTAAAATATGGTATTAATATAGTTAGATCTGGCTGAGGTGCATTGGAAGAGTATGTGCTAGTCCCAGGCTGCATTCAGGCCTTAGAAAATGagtaagtatttttaaaaggtgaactgaaaagttTAAACAGAATTGTTTAAGAATCCAAACCACTAGCAAAATATATTTAGACttaaaaatggcaaatatatacattttaaataaataggtCAGCCTCTCCTTCACCTACATGTCCGAGTTCAGTCTAGTGATTTCCATGCTGCAATTTAACAGGATTACTGACTCAcaaagcagagcagggaataggaGAAAATGCTGACTTAGGAGGATTTATGCAAAACCGTAGCAAGAGAAACAGTCCCCTGAGTTCAGCTCTTAGCAAATCCAAAGCTTCTAAGTTCACCTTTCAGTTAACAAGCCTCACAGCATAGCACAGAAGAAATATAAACTCCTACCCCTTGCTGAATTTCTTGAAAGGCGGCCTGATGACACTGCGGCTTTTCACAACACAGTGGCGTCCAACTCTTACGTTTGCCAGATCACCACGAATGATACAATCATTCATAACTATCGTCTAGGAAACAAGAGAAACAGAGCCAAACGAGTTCAAGTTCTGCCAATGTTTTCAGTAGCTTTATTATAATATATGGGGCCACACTGAGCACTAGTGTAATTTCAATGAAATTATATCTTACAGCAGGACTCAGTTGGGCCCAAGGAACACCAACTTGTACCACTAGCACATATTAGTGTATGAATTGTGGCCTATAGAGCAAACCACATGAATAAGAATAGAAAATGCAGATTCACTGTTAAAGTCCCTTTCATGAGAGCACCCCAAGACAAATTAATGAAGCCTCAAGACACCATACAAAGGGTTCAGTTCTTATTTCCACTCCACTAATAGTCAggttgaggcacagaaaggttaagcaGCTTGCCCAAAGGCTACACAGCGAGTGCAGAGATTTTGGATCCCAGTACTGCAATTGATCCAAcagctagaagttgaagctagataaattcagactgtaaataaggGTGTAAATTTTTTAACTGTGagaaccactggaacaatttacccaggattgtggaggattctccatcacccacatttttaaaatcatgattgaaTATTATTGTAAAatctctgctctaggaattactttggggaagttctgtggcctgtgctatgcaggaggtcagactagatgatcacagtggtccctactggtcttggaatctatctATTATCCACGCGCATATATATAAGTATGCATTAAGCACTAATAGTAAGCCCAAATATTGCAACAGTAATATAATCTAAACTGGCCTATACCATAACCCTGTACAATTATGCTCTGTATCCCATAACTATTACTTGCATTTGCTGAAGTAAGCATTTGGTATAAGTAGTTAAGAAACATCAAAAATCAAGATACGTTTGCTGTATGTCTTAGTACAAGTTAGCGAAGTACCCTCACGGACCAGTACCTTGAATGCTAGTATCCAAAGCAAAGATAGGAAGGAACAGGACAAGAAACTAGGGAACTGggacaaaaaagaaatagataagttcatggagtataggtctatcaatggctattagccaagatgggcagggatggaacTGACGGGTTAGATTTTAGTGACATGTAAAGAGATATACAACTTGTAAACTCATCATATAAATAATACCAGCTAAAATGTGTAACTTGGGGAGCACACCACTCGCATAAGGTGAATGTAACATCACTGCATGGCTTGGCTTCTCGGAGACTGTACTGTGTAGAACCTTTTCCCTGTACCATATTAATAAATCTGACACTGGGTATTTGGCCTTGACTATATTTAATAACAAATCAAAGTGTGGTCAAACAGTTGATTATACAATTTATCACATGAGAGTTTGACTGTAAACCACAGAAATGCTTGATTTTACAAGAAGTACACCAGTGACTTGGTATTACCCACCTTTCCATTCAGAACTATGTTCTGGCTTCCGCAGAGCACTGACTGTCTGCTGACTTTGTTGCCAGATGCCTGAGGGAAACCAAGAGACAGAGACGATCAGTGACAGAAATACAGCCTTGTGATACAAACATCTTATTATATCTGTGGATTGTGTGGGGTCCTTTATAATAATGAACCTTCATTATAGAATTTTATAACACACAGTTTGCAAACAGAATGCTTTCACGTTGCCTCCAGGACTCCTGGATGTTAGTCCTTAGGCAAGATCCAATGTAGTGTCAGCTGAATATTCAACTGTCCTCCATTGAATCTCTTCTTCAGACTCTCTTCTGGCAGTCAATCTTCCATTGGGACTCTGCTCCAAGACTGTAATATTGTAATTTAAAGAATACAAGGAAGAAGTGACAGATGTGCTAGGCCATAACCCTTGTCATACTCCTCTCTCTTAACGCCCCCGATTTGGTGGCCTGCaagtaggaaaaacaaaaactctACTAAGACGAAAAAGAGACTTTTAAAATCTCAGATAACGCCTTCCTTTGGGCCtcccagtgcagcctgctctTCTGGAGTGGGAGCTCCCACAGGCAAGGGTTGCCCGGATGCCCTGTATACCAAAACCTGCATGCACCTAGAACAGATGCAGAGACCAGGACCTGCATCCTCCTGTCTGCTCTGCAATCCTTCCATACCGATCTGTCAAGACCAGCCTTGGACTGGATGCTCTTTAGGGCAGGAGCCATGTCTCCTGTGGGAGTTCTGGGAAATAAAGCAAACTAAGCATTCacggaataagagggaaggttctctcatggatgaCTAACTGGTTAAATGATAGGAAAAAGGGgcaggaataaattatcagttttcacaatggagataGGCAAATAGCAGGGGCTGCCCAAGAAGCTATACTGAGACTTGTGctgtcaacatattcataaataatgggaaaaaggggatgaacagtgaggtggcaaaatttggaaATGATATTaagttactcaagatagttaagtgcaaagctgactgcaaagagttacaaagggatctcaaaaaACTGAGTGACTTggcaaccaaatggcagatgaaattcctgttgataaatgcaaagtaatgcacactggaaacaATAATGGATtctaaattaggtgttaccactcatgaaagagatcttgggagttgtcatggatagttctctgtaaacatttgctcaacgtgcagcagcagtcaaaaaagcgaacagaacgttaggaatcattagaaaagggacaactaataaaacagaaaatatcataatgcccctACATAAACCCATGGTGTGCTCACACCTTGACTACTGCCTGCAGGTCTGGTCTCCCCTATCTCAgaaagggggagaaagaaagagcGTGTGTATCTgtaggaattggaaaaggtacagacaAGGACAACAGAAATTCAGGGAggcatagaacagcttccatacaaggagagattaaaatgagtGGGGCTGTTCAGCTTCAAAAGAGACAACTAGGGAGGAGATGCTAGagaggtggagaaagtgaacaggcaagtgttatttaccccttcacataatacaagaatgaGGGGTCACCCGCTGAAATGAAAaggcaggtttaaaaacaaacaaaaaagacttcttcacgcaacgcacagtcaacctgtggacttGTTAACAGGGTTGTTGCAGAGGCCAAAGGTATAACTAGGTTAAAAACAGGTCAGTTCAcagagaacaggtccatcaacggctattagccattgGACACAACCCTGTGCTcggggtgtccctaaacctccaactgccagaagctggggctgtagggcaggggatggaccacttggtAATCGCCCTGTTCCTTCCCTcgggccaggggcagaggcttCACTGTCGGAGTCGGGCCCCGGGGCCcggcctgacccccccccccggctgctcACGGAGCGCCGCCCCTGGGCGCTGTAACAAGCGGCTGGGGCGCAGGGGAAGGAGCCGGCTCCTCGCCGGCCGGCTCCAGGGCCGCGCCCGGGAGAGGGCGGCTGGGGGCCCAGCTCGGGCCCGGCGCTGCCCCGGCTCCGCCCACTGCTCGTCCGCCCGCGGGGCGCCGCACCGTCTCGATGTACTCGGACTTGTTGTACAGCATCTCGCTCAGCTCCATGGCGCCGCCGCTTCCGGCCTCCCCGCTTCcgcttccgcctcctccccgccaTGACCCCCCCAGCCAATCCCCGCTCGGCCTGCGTACCGCCGCTTCCGGCCTCCCCGCGAGCACAGCCCATCTTCGCCAGGCTTGCCGGTGGCGTCACATCCGCCCAAACCGGACTGGCCAATCTCTTCT
The Eretmochelys imbricata isolate rEreImb1 chromosome 10, rEreImb1.hap1, whole genome shotgun sequence genome window above contains:
- the DCTN5 gene encoding dynactin subunit 5 isoform X2 — its product is MELSEMLYNKSEYIETASGNKVSRQSVLCGSQNIVLNGKTIVMNDCIIRGDLANVRVGRHCVVKSRSVIRPPFKKFSKGVAFFPLHIGDHVFIEEDCVVNAAQIGSYVHIGKNCVIGRRCVLKDCCKILANTVLPPETVVPPFTVFSGCPGLFSGELPECTQELMIDVTKSYYQKFLPLTQVASARA
- the DCTN5 gene encoding dynactin subunit 5 isoform X1, encoding MELSEMLYNKSEYIETASGNKVSRQSVLCGSQNIVLNGKFPSFLSCSFLSLLWILAFKTIVMNDCIIRGDLANVRVGRHCVVKSRSVIRPPFKKFSKGVAFFPLHIGDHVFIEEDCVVNAAQIGSYVHIGKNCVIGRRCVLKDCCKILANTVLPPETVVPPFTVFSGCPGLFSGELPECTQELMIDVTKSYYQKFLPLTQVASARA